The following coding sequences lie in one Armatimonadia bacterium genomic window:
- a CDS encoding DUF2993 domain-containing protein produces MHIRYRLWLPLLVGLLAALAATSAYAVTAQDVENKLRAKITKDWSVSNLRVTVVPYDSQARTDKGEFAKIFVAADAAEQKRKHIRIVEFRIESSNVDIDLAGLLKHNDVTVQSQHLDTCHVKLLETDVNKLLALKKTPIKDLRADFGTNQVAFTGRYQFNVKLTGTLEVRKGYEIWFKPTKASVGVLGIPVGIVNQFLAKMNPIIDLRDVPLQPKVKVINIRPGYIGFSS; encoded by the coding sequence ATGCACATCCGTTACAGGCTTTGGCTTCCGCTCCTTGTCGGATTGCTGGCCGCTCTTGCCGCCACCAGCGCCTATGCGGTGACGGCGCAGGACGTAGAGAACAAGCTGCGCGCCAAGATCACGAAGGACTGGTCCGTCAGCAACCTTCGCGTTACCGTCGTGCCCTACGACAGCCAGGCTCGCACCGACAAAGGTGAGTTCGCAAAGATCTTCGTAGCCGCCGACGCCGCCGAGCAAAAGCGCAAGCACATCCGCATTGTTGAGTTCCGCATCGAGTCCAGCAACGTCGACATCGACCTCGCGGGTCTACTCAAGCACAACGACGTCACCGTCCAGTCGCAGCACCTGGACACCTGCCACGTGAAGCTGCTGGAGACCGATGTCAACAAGCTGCTCGCGCTCAAGAAGACCCCGATCAAGGACCTGCGCGCCGACTTCGGCACCAACCAGGTCGCTTTCACCGGCAGGTACCAGTTCAACGTCAAGCTCACTGGGACGCTGGAAGTCCGCAAGGGCTACGAGATCTGGTTCAAGCCCACGAAGGCCAGCGTCGGTGTGCTGGGCATTCCGGTGGGGATCGTCAACCAGTTCCTGGCCAAGATGAACCCGATCATCGACCTGCGCGACGTTCCGCTGCAGCCGAAGGTGAAGGTCATCAATATCCGGCCCGGCTACATCGGATTCTCGAGCTAG